The sequence below is a genomic window from Sorangiineae bacterium MSr12523.
GCCTCACCGATATCCAGCGGGCCAACTCGGCGGATGTAGCGTTCCAGATCCTCACCTTCGAGCAACTCCATCACCATGTACGGCGGTTCGTCCGAGGGCGTCGGAAATCGGAAATCGAAGATGCGGACCACGTTCGGGTGGCGCAACTGCGCAGCCGCACGCGCCTCGCGCGTAAAGCGCTCCACGGCATTGGGCTCGTCCCGAAAAATGGCCTGGGACATGAACTTCAAGGCCACCGGCAAATCGAGCGCGGTATGGCGCGCAAGCCACACGCTGCCCATGCCGCCCTTTGCAATCGGGCGCTCCAGGCGGAGATTGTCGTTGATCACCGCCCCCGAGAACGGCTCGAAGGAAGATGCGCATGTCGTCATCGTGCATGCCGCTCGAGCAACGGCCGTGCCCATTCATCACCGCATCGTCGCGCGCGCATGAGAGAGTCTCGGGCGGCATGCGGTCCGAACACACCGTCACACGCGAGGCAATCCGCCACATCGCATTCTTACTTGCCTGGCGAAACGCTTGAATGGCATATGCATTGCGAAGTCTCGTACCTGCAGACGGGGTCGGGAGAAAGGTCGCAACGACGATGGCTCACTGGACGGCTGTCTTCTCCATCTTGGCCGTGGTTGCCGCCATCCTCGGATTCGGCGGCGGCGCGGCGGAGGCGGTGGGCGTCGCAAAGGCGCTCTTCTTCGTCTTTCTCGCGCTCGCTCTGCTCTCGGCGCTTTTGGGTCGCCGCAGGCCCATGCTGTAGCCGATCATCCAACCGCCGCGCTCGCCCAGCGGTCTAGAAGGCCCCCGCTGCATCGAGCAGCTTCATCCGTCGCGTACTTCCCGTTAGGGTGGAATGCGATGTCGACCCCGACCGGGAAGAGCAAGCGATGCGCAGCGGCCGCCGCCGTCATGTTCCTAGCGCACGCCGTTGCGCGTCCTGCGGCAGCGCAATCCGAACCGCGCGTCGACCTTTCGGCTGCGCCGGACA
It includes:
- a CDS encoding DUF1328 domain-containing protein, translating into MAHWTAVFSILAVVAAILGFGGGAAEAVGVAKALFFVFLALALLSALLGRRRPML